A window of the Streptomyces sp. JB150 genome harbors these coding sequences:
- a CDS encoding DUF3817 domain-containing protein, producing the protein MDIKTASALRRLRLVSAPEAISFLLLLVCSVLKRTTDFNAVPVMGAVHGVLFILYVIFWADAWNRAKWSFKTAALYFVLSVLPAGGFFAERRLRREAEDAVIASRARKEGVVNA; encoded by the coding sequence GTGGACATCAAGACCGCCAGTGCCCTGCGCCGCCTCCGCCTGGTTTCGGCTCCCGAGGCCATCTCGTTCCTGCTCCTGCTCGTCTGCTCCGTGTTGAAGCGGACGACGGACTTCAACGCGGTGCCCGTCATGGGTGCGGTGCACGGCGTGCTGTTCATCCTGTACGTGATCTTCTGGGCGGACGCCTGGAACCGCGCCAAGTGGTCCTTCAAGACCGCCGCCCTCTACTTCGTCCTCTCGGTCCTGCCGGCCGGCGGCTTCTTCGCCGAGCGCAGGCTGCGGCGTGAGGCCGAGGACGCGGTGATCGCCTCGCGCGCCCGCAAGGAAGGGGTCGTGAACGCATGA
- a CDS encoding MTH1187 family thiamine-binding protein: protein MIVAFSVTPLGVGEDVGEYVADAVRVVRESGLPNRTDAMFTSIEGEWDEVMDVVRRAVAAVEARAPRVSLVLKADIRPGVTDGLTSKVATVERHLAGE, encoded by the coding sequence ATGATCGTCGCCTTCTCCGTGACGCCGCTCGGCGTCGGCGAGGACGTGGGGGAGTACGTCGCCGACGCCGTCCGCGTGGTCCGCGAGTCCGGTCTCCCGAACCGCACCGACGCGATGTTCACCTCCATCGAGGGCGAGTGGGACGAGGTCATGGACGTCGTCAGGCGGGCCGTGGCCGCCGTGGAGGCCCGCGCGCCCCGCGTGTCCCTGGTGCTCAAGGCGGACATCCGGCCCGGCGTCACCGACGGCCTCACCTCGAAGGTGGCGACCGTCGAGCGGCACCTGGCCGGCGAGTAG
- a CDS encoding MarR family transcriptional regulator has translation METETATRWLTDAEQCAWRTHLEVNRLLTYQLEKDLQPFGLTMNDYEILVNLSESDDLRMRMSDLASATLQSKSRLSHQITRMENAGLVRRENCESDRRGLFAVLTDHGMETMRKVAPHHVASVRRHFIDLLSPEALTELDKAFRPIAEHLRGQRGRP, from the coding sequence ATGGAGACCGAGACGGCCACGCGCTGGCTGACCGATGCGGAGCAGTGTGCCTGGCGCACCCACCTGGAGGTCAACAGGCTGTTGACATACCAGCTCGAAAAGGATCTGCAGCCGTTCGGCCTGACGATGAACGACTACGAAATCCTGGTGAATCTCTCGGAGTCGGACGATCTGCGCATGCGCATGAGCGATCTGGCCTCCGCCACCCTGCAGTCCAAGAGCCGCCTCTCGCACCAGATCACGCGCATGGAGAACGCCGGCCTGGTGCGCCGGGAGAACTGCGAGTCCGACCGCCGGGGACTGTTCGCCGTCCTCACCGATCACGGCATGGAGACGATGCGCAAGGTCGCCCCGCACCACGTGGCGTCCGTGCGCAGGCACTTCATCGACCTCCTCTCCCCCGAGGCCCTGACCGAGCTGGACAAGGCGTTCCGGCCCATCGCCGAGCACCTGCGCGGCCAGCGCGGACGCCCCTGA
- a CDS encoding DUF4166 domain-containing protein, whose amino-acid sequence MTSIFRTVMGAGFDRLHPRLQRRFSVGLTSGEACTGRGVMSRIWHGGTFVRPFLALGATRNILVPRTGRNVPFTIENVPYTDTFGRETVSFVRTFRLPGRPRRFDAQMVLGPGGDRVLDYLGTHQHLASELHPSAEPDGSLLIRSGEHRFREGPVDVRVPALIGATAEVRESYDDTAGVFRVRVRVVNERFGPLFGYEGAFTVTYSDIRACGVRPGLRPVREESRA is encoded by the coding sequence ATGACCTCGATCTTCCGTACGGTCATGGGCGCCGGCTTCGACCGTCTGCACCCGCGGCTGCAGCGCCGCTTCTCCGTCGGCCTCACCAGCGGCGAGGCCTGCACCGGCCGGGGCGTCATGAGCCGGATCTGGCACGGCGGCACGTTCGTCAGACCGTTCCTGGCCCTCGGCGCCACCCGCAACATCCTCGTCCCGCGCACCGGCCGGAACGTGCCCTTCACCATCGAGAACGTGCCCTACACCGACACCTTCGGCCGGGAGACGGTCAGCTTCGTGCGCACCTTTCGGCTGCCCGGCCGCCCCCGCCGCTTCGACGCCCAGATGGTGCTCGGCCCCGGGGGCGACCGCGTCCTCGACTACCTGGGCACCCACCAGCACCTCGCCAGCGAACTGCACCCGAGTGCCGAACCCGACGGCTCCCTGCTGATCCGCTCCGGCGAGCACCGCTTCCGCGAGGGCCCGGTGGACGTCCGCGTGCCCGCCCTGATCGGCGCGACCGCCGAGGTCCGCGAGTCCTACGACGACACGGCCGGCGTGTTCCGCGTCCGGGTCCGCGTGGTCAACGAGCGCTTCGGCCCGCTCTTCGGCTACGAGGGCGCCTTCACGGTGACGTACAGCGACATCCGCGCCTGTGGCGTACGCCCCGGGCTGCGCCCCGTCCGTGAGGAGTCCCGCGCGTGA
- a CDS encoding PepSY domain-containing protein → MKRNIVIAAVTATALLGGGAAVAFANGDDGAKGAVADGSADRAAASEVTAVEAIDAALKERAGTVVSVDLDDDRDEDGDDGGNGKRDVAAWEVDVLGSGSTSYTVRVDPASGKVLGTETDKDEDDVAKARALLKGADVDAREAARAAAAEGVVTSVDLDDEGRSAGWDVETAGESGQDWRVDLKTGKVTAERDDSGSETDSEED, encoded by the coding sequence ATGAAGCGCAACATCGTCATCGCCGCCGTCACCGCGACCGCCCTGCTCGGCGGAGGAGCCGCGGTCGCCTTCGCGAACGGTGACGACGGGGCGAAGGGTGCCGTCGCGGACGGCTCCGCCGACCGGGCGGCCGCGAGCGAGGTGACCGCCGTGGAGGCCATCGACGCCGCGCTGAAGGAGCGGGCGGGCACCGTGGTCTCCGTGGACCTGGACGACGACCGGGACGAGGACGGGGACGACGGCGGGAACGGCAAGCGGGACGTCGCCGCCTGGGAGGTCGACGTCCTGGGCTCCGGCAGCACCTCGTACACCGTCCGGGTGGACCCGGCGAGCGGCAAGGTCCTCGGCACGGAGACCGACAAGGACGAGGACGACGTCGCAAAGGCGCGCGCGCTGCTCAAGGGCGCCGACGTGGACGCCCGTGAGGCGGCGCGGGCCGCTGCCGCGGAGGGGGTCGTGACGTCCGTGGACCTCGACGACGAGGGGCGCTCCGCGGGGTGGGACGTGGAGACCGCCGGGGAGTCCGGGCAGGACTGGCGCGTCGACCTGAAGACGGGGAAGGTCACGGCGGAGCGGGACGACTCCGGTTCCGAGACGGACTCCGAGGAGGACTGA
- a CDS encoding response regulator transcription factor, giving the protein MRLLIVEDERRLALSLANGLTAEGYAVDVVHDGLEGLHRASESPYDLVVLDIMLPGMNGYRVCSALRAAGNDVPILMLTAKDGEYDEAEGLDTGADDYLTKPFSYVVLVARIKALLRRRNTGSGTPVITLGPLRLDTGARRVDRDGAEVPLTAKEFAVLEQLALRAGEVVSKTEILEHVWDFAYEGDPNIVEVYVSALRRKLGAPLIRTVRGAGYRLETPR; this is encoded by the coding sequence ATGCGCCTGCTGATCGTCGAGGACGAGAGACGCCTCGCCCTGTCCCTGGCCAACGGCCTCACCGCCGAGGGCTACGCCGTGGACGTCGTCCACGACGGCCTGGAGGGCCTGCACCGGGCGAGCGAGTCGCCGTACGACCTGGTCGTCCTCGACATCATGCTGCCGGGCATGAACGGCTACCGCGTCTGCTCCGCCCTGCGCGCCGCGGGGAACGACGTGCCGATCCTGATGCTGACCGCCAAGGACGGCGAGTACGACGAGGCGGAGGGCCTGGACACCGGCGCCGACGACTACCTGACGAAACCGTTCTCGTACGTCGTCCTGGTGGCCCGGATCAAGGCGCTGCTGCGCCGCCGGAACACGGGGAGCGGCACCCCGGTGATCACGCTCGGCCCGCTGCGGCTGGACACCGGCGCCCGGCGGGTGGACAGGGACGGCGCGGAGGTCCCCCTCACGGCCAAGGAGTTCGCGGTGCTGGAGCAGCTCGCGCTGCGCGCCGGCGAGGTGGTCTCCAAGACGGAGATCCTGGAGCACGTGTGGGACTTCGCCTACGAGGGCGATCCGAACATCGTCGAGGTGTACGTCAGCGCCCTGCGCCGCAAGCTGGGCGCCCCGCTGATCCGTACCGTCCGGGGCGCCGGCTACCGCCTGGAGACCCCGCGATGA
- a CDS encoding AIM24 family protein: MFRLQGGRVLAVDMTGDAVRAKNGSMVAYDGQMAFKKLSGGGEGIRGMVTRRITGEQMTVMEVKGHGTCWFADRAFEISLVTLQGDKLFVESSNLLATDGGLRTGTGFTGLRGASQGNGLFTTTVEGHGQAAITSDGPAVVLRVSPQYPLSVDPGAYVAHQGNLRQSFQSGVTFRTFLGEGGGEAFQIRFEGDGLVYVQPSERNTIAGDV, translated from the coding sequence ATGTTCCGACTTCAGGGCGGCAGGGTGCTCGCCGTCGACATGACCGGGGACGCCGTGCGCGCGAAGAACGGGTCGATGGTCGCGTACGACGGACAGATGGCGTTCAAGAAGCTCAGCGGGGGCGGTGAGGGCATACGGGGCATGGTGACCCGGCGGATCACCGGCGAGCAGATGACCGTGATGGAGGTGAAGGGGCACGGGACGTGCTGGTTCGCGGACCGGGCGTTTGAGATCAGCCTGGTGACGCTCCAGGGCGACAAGCTGTTCGTGGAGTCGAGCAACCTGCTCGCGACCGACGGCGGGCTGCGCACCGGCACCGGCTTCACCGGACTGCGCGGCGCCTCCCAGGGCAACGGCCTGTTCACCACCACCGTCGAGGGGCACGGACAGGCGGCGATCACCTCGGACGGGCCCGCGGTGGTGCTGCGGGTCAGCCCGCAGTATCCGCTCTCGGTCGACCCGGGGGCGTACGTGGCCCACCAGGGGAACCTGCGGCAGTCCTTCCAGTCCGGTGTGACGTTCCGCACGTTCCTCGGCGAGGGCGGCGGCGAGGCCTTCCAGATCCGCTTCGAGGGGGACGGGCTGGTGTACGTCCAGCCCAGCGAGCGCAACACGATCGCGGGGGACGTGTGA
- a CDS encoding methylmalonyl-CoA mutase family protein, producing the protein MDADAIEEGRRRWQARYDAARKRDADFTTLSGDPVEPVYGPRPGDVYQGFERIGWPGEFPFTRGLYPTGYRGRTWTIRQFAGFGNAEQTNERYKMILAAGGGGLSVAFDMPTLMGRDSDDPRSLGEVGHCGVAIDSAADMDVLFRDIPLGDVTTSMTISGPAVPVFCMYLVAAERQGVDISRLNGTLQTDIFKEYIAQKEWLFQPEPHLRLIGDLMEYTSANIPAYKPLSVSGYHIREAGATAAQELAYTLADGFGYVELGLSRGLDVDVFAPGLSFFFDAHVDFFEEIAKFRAARRIWARWMRDVYGAKSEKAQWLRFHTQTAGVSLTAQQPYNNVVRTAVEALAAVLGGTNSLHTNALDETLALPSEQAAEIALRTQQVLMEETGVANVADPLGGSWYVEQLTDRIEADAEKIFEQIKERGLRAHPDGKHPIGPMTSGILRGIEDGWFTGEIAESAFRYQQALEKGDKKVVGVNAHTGSVTGDLEILRVSHEVEREQVRVLGARRAERDETRVRAALDGMLAAARDGSNMIEPMLEAVRAEATLGEICGVLRDEWGVYTEPAGF; encoded by the coding sequence ATGGACGCTGACGCCATCGAGGAGGGTCGCCGACGCTGGCAGGCCCGGTACGACGCCGCGCGCAAGCGCGACGCGGATTTCACCACGCTCTCCGGAGACCCCGTGGAGCCGGTGTACGGTCCCCGGCCGGGGGACGTCTACCAGGGCTTCGAGCGGATCGGCTGGCCCGGGGAGTTCCCCTTCACGCGCGGCCTGTATCCGACCGGGTACCGGGGGCGGACGTGGACCATCCGGCAGTTCGCCGGGTTCGGGAACGCCGAGCAGACCAACGAGCGGTACAAGATGATCCTCGCCGCCGGCGGCGGCGGGCTGTCCGTGGCCTTCGACATGCCGACGCTGATGGGCCGCGACTCCGACGACCCGCGCTCGCTCGGCGAGGTCGGGCACTGCGGGGTGGCCATCGACTCGGCGGCCGACATGGACGTGCTGTTCCGGGACATCCCGCTCGGGGACGTCACCACCTCGATGACCATCAGCGGGCCCGCCGTGCCCGTCTTCTGCATGTACCTGGTGGCGGCCGAGCGGCAGGGCGTGGACATCTCCCGCCTCAACGGCACGCTCCAGACGGACATCTTCAAGGAGTACATCGCCCAGAAGGAGTGGCTCTTCCAGCCCGAGCCCCATCTGCGCCTCATCGGCGACCTGATGGAGTACACGAGCGCCAACATCCCCGCCTACAAGCCGCTCTCCGTCTCCGGCTACCACATCCGTGAGGCGGGCGCGACGGCCGCGCAGGAGCTGGCGTACACCCTGGCCGACGGCTTCGGGTACGTGGAGCTGGGGCTCTCGCGCGGGCTCGACGTCGACGTCTTCGCGCCCGGACTGTCCTTCTTCTTCGACGCGCACGTCGACTTCTTCGAGGAGATCGCCAAGTTCCGCGCCGCGCGCCGCATCTGGGCGCGCTGGATGCGCGACGTCTACGGCGCGAAGAGCGAGAAGGCGCAGTGGCTGCGCTTCCACACCCAGACCGCCGGCGTCTCGCTGACCGCGCAGCAGCCGTACAACAACGTGGTCCGTACGGCCGTCGAGGCCCTGGCGGCGGTGCTCGGCGGGACCAACTCGCTGCACACCAACGCCCTCGACGAGACCCTCGCCCTGCCGAGCGAGCAGGCCGCGGAGATCGCGCTGCGCACCCAGCAGGTGCTGATGGAGGAGACCGGCGTCGCCAACGTCGCCGACCCGCTGGGCGGCTCCTGGTACGTCGAGCAGCTCACCGACCGCATCGAGGCCGACGCCGAGAAGATCTTCGAGCAGATCAAGGAGCGCGGTCTGCGGGCCCACCCCGACGGCAAGCACCCGATCGGGCCCATGACCTCCGGCATCCTGCGCGGCATCGAGGACGGCTGGTTCACCGGGGAGATCGCCGAGTCCGCCTTCCGCTACCAGCAGGCCCTGGAGAAGGGCGACAAGAAGGTCGTGGGCGTCAACGCCCACACCGGCTCGGTCACCGGCGACCTGGAGATCCTGCGGGTCAGCCACGAGGTGGAGCGCGAGCAGGTGCGCGTCCTCGGCGCGCGCCGTGCCGAACGCGACGAAACCCGGGTGCGCGCCGCGCTCGACGGCATGCTCGCCGCCGCCCGCGACGGCTCCAACATGATCGAGCCGATGCTGGAGGCGGTGCGCGCCGAGGCGACGCTCGGGGAGATCTGCGGAGTCCTCAGGGACGAGTGGGGCGTGTACACCGAGCCCGCAGGCTTCTGA
- a CDS encoding TetR/AcrR family transcriptional regulator, which yields MSPDTAKAQETKTKLLEGALRTLTEQGIAKTSARTVAAAAGVNQALVFYHFGSVDELLAAACRYGAEQAVARYRDRLAQVTSLSGLLALGRAIHEEERVGGHVALLGQLLAGAQTHAALGPATAGGLQLWIDEIERVLTRVLAGTPFGEFTDPAGLARAVAASFVGIELYEGVDAAGAASALDALEQLGVLVAALEELGPVAQRAVRHHLRRTARR from the coding sequence GTGAGCCCCGACACCGCCAAGGCGCAGGAGACGAAGACCAAGCTGCTGGAGGGCGCTCTGCGCACCCTCACCGAGCAGGGCATCGCCAAGACGTCGGCGCGCACGGTCGCGGCGGCCGCGGGGGTGAACCAGGCGCTCGTCTTCTACCACTTCGGCTCGGTCGACGAACTGCTCGCGGCGGCCTGCCGGTACGGCGCCGAGCAGGCCGTCGCCCGCTACCGCGACCGGCTCGCCCAGGTCACGTCCCTGTCGGGGCTGCTGGCGCTGGGCCGCGCGATCCACGAGGAGGAGCGGGTCGGCGGCCATGTCGCGCTCCTCGGCCAGCTCCTCGCCGGCGCGCAGACCCACGCCGCCCTGGGCCCCGCCACGGCGGGCGGCCTCCAGCTGTGGATCGACGAGATCGAGCGGGTCCTGACCCGGGTGCTGGCCGGGACGCCGTTCGGCGAGTTCACCGACCCGGCGGGCCTGGCCCGCGCGGTGGCGGCGTCGTTCGTCGGGATCGAGCTGTACGAAGGGGTGGACGCGGCGGGCGCGGCGTCGGCGCTGGACGCGCTGGAGCAGCTCGGCGTGCTGGTGGCGGCGCTGGAGGAACTGGGTCCGGTCGCGCAGCGGGCCGTACGGCACCATCTGCGCCGCACGGCCCGCCGCTGA
- a CDS encoding AIM24 family protein, translating to MTFREINPKMVEATVVPGQRLFSQRGAMLAYRGEVTFTPNITGGRGGVMSMIGRRLADEDTPLMTVEGSGTVLFGHGGHHVQVIRLAGDTLYVEADRLLAFEGTLRQGTMFMGSQGGVMGMVRGQVTGQGLFTTTLEGHGAVAVMAHGGVLKIPVTPQRPVHVDPQAYVAHHGDLRNKLSTALGWRDMVGRGSGEAFQLELSGNGAVYVQASEEKL from the coding sequence ATGACCTTCCGGGAGATCAATCCGAAGATGGTCGAGGCGACCGTCGTGCCGGGGCAGCGGCTGTTCAGTCAGCGCGGCGCGATGCTCGCGTACCGGGGCGAGGTGACCTTCACCCCGAACATAACGGGCGGCCGGGGCGGCGTCATGTCGATGATCGGCCGCCGGCTGGCCGACGAGGACACCCCGCTGATGACCGTGGAGGGCAGCGGCACGGTCCTCTTCGGGCACGGCGGCCACCACGTCCAGGTGATCCGCCTCGCCGGCGACACCCTGTACGTCGAGGCGGACCGGCTGCTGGCGTTCGAGGGCACGCTCCGGCAGGGGACGATGTTCATGGGCTCGCAGGGCGGCGTCATGGGCATGGTGCGCGGGCAGGTCACCGGGCAGGGGCTGTTCACCACCACCCTGGAGGGCCACGGGGCCGTCGCCGTGATGGCGCACGGCGGTGTCCTGAAGATCCCGGTCACCCCGCAGCGCCCGGTGCACGTCGACCCGCAGGCGTACGTCGCCCACCACGGCGACCTGCGCAACAAGCTGTCGACCGCCCTGGGCTGGCGGGACATGGTGGGCCGCGGGTCCGGCGAGGCGTTCCAGCTGGAGCTGAGCGGCAACGGCGCGGTCTACGTCCAGGCCTCGGAGGAGAAGCTGTGA
- a CDS encoding MarR family transcriptional regulator → MPKPLSLPFDPIARADELWKQRWGNVPSMAAITSIMRAHQILLAEVDAVVKPYGLTFARYEALVLLTFSKAGELPMSKIGERLMVHPTSVTNTVDRLVKSGLVAKRPNPNDGRGTLASITDKGREVVESATRDLMAMDFGLGVYDAEECAEIFAMLRPLRVAAHDFDEG, encoded by the coding sequence GTGCCGAAGCCCCTCAGCCTTCCTTTCGACCCCATCGCGCGCGCCGACGAACTGTGGAAGCAGCGCTGGGGCAACGTGCCGTCCATGGCCGCGATCACCTCGATCATGCGGGCGCACCAGATCCTGCTCGCCGAGGTCGACGCGGTGGTCAAGCCGTACGGGCTGACCTTCGCGCGGTACGAGGCGCTGGTGCTGCTCACCTTCTCCAAGGCCGGCGAACTGCCGATGTCCAAGATCGGCGAACGCCTCATGGTCCACCCGACGTCCGTGACGAACACCGTGGACCGCCTGGTGAAGTCCGGTCTCGTCGCCAAGCGCCCCAACCCCAACGACGGCCGCGGCACCCTCGCCTCCATCACCGACAAGGGCCGCGAGGTCGTCGAGTCCGCCACCCGCGACCTCATGGCCATGGACTTCGGCCTGGGCGTCTACGACGCCGAGGAGTGCGCGGAGATCTTCGCGATGCTGCGCCCGCTGCGGGTGGCCGCCCACGACTTCGACGAGGGCTGA
- a CDS encoding DUF3817 domain-containing protein — MKKSVLTRYRVMAYVTGVLLVLLTFGMIGKYGLKSDGAADFTQVVSIAHGWLYVVYLIFAFDLGSKAKWPFGKQAWVLLAGTIPTAAFFVERKISRELEGKVAEDSPAAAKA; from the coding sequence ATGAAAAAGAGCGTGCTGACGCGCTACCGCGTCATGGCCTACGTCACCGGTGTGCTGCTCGTCCTGCTGACCTTCGGCATGATCGGCAAGTACGGGCTCAAGAGCGACGGCGCGGCGGACTTCACCCAGGTCGTCAGCATCGCCCACGGCTGGCTGTACGTGGTCTACCTGATCTTCGCCTTCGATCTGGGCTCCAAGGCCAAGTGGCCGTTCGGCAAGCAGGCGTGGGTGCTGCTGGCCGGAACCATTCCCACCGCCGCCTTCTTCGTCGAGCGGAAGATCAGCCGCGAGCTGGAGGGCAAGGTCGCCGAGGACTCGCCGGCGGCCGCCAAGGCGTAG
- a CDS encoding TetR/AcrR family transcriptional regulator: protein MQSRTPAGRAGRPRSAAADAAILAATRAALVELGWSKLTLGDVATRAGVAKTTLYRRWAGKNELVVDAVAELFDELRLPDRGTLAADIEGVVLQFAAILARPEAKSGLMAVLAESTRDAALRERIRTSIVERQKRLVLEGRARAQHRGELPPETDPEEAARTADLIFDVVAGAVVHRELVSAEPVDEAWVRSFTRLLLQGLSA from the coding sequence ATGCAGAGCCGCACCCCCGCCGGCCGCGCCGGACGTCCGCGCAGCGCCGCCGCCGACGCCGCCATCCTGGCCGCGACCCGGGCGGCCCTGGTGGAACTCGGCTGGTCGAAACTCACCCTGGGAGACGTCGCGACACGCGCCGGGGTTGCGAAGACGACGCTGTATCGCCGCTGGGCGGGCAAGAACGAGCTGGTCGTCGACGCGGTGGCGGAACTGTTCGACGAACTGCGCCTGCCCGACCGGGGCACGCTCGCCGCCGACATCGAGGGCGTGGTCCTCCAGTTCGCCGCGATCCTGGCGCGGCCGGAGGCGAAGAGCGGCCTGATGGCGGTACTGGCCGAGTCCACGCGTGACGCCGCGCTGCGGGAACGGATCCGCACCTCGATCGTGGAGCGCCAGAAGCGGCTGGTCCTGGAGGGCCGCGCCCGCGCGCAGCACCGCGGCGAACTGCCTCCGGAGACGGACCCCGAGGAGGCGGCCCGCACCGCCGACCTCATCTTCGACGTGGTGGCGGGCGCGGTGGTGCACCGGGAACTGGTCAGCGCGGAGCCGGTGGACGAGGCCTGGGTCCGCAGCTTCACCCGGCTGCTGCTCCAGGGGCTGTCGGCCTGA
- a CDS encoding HAMP domain-containing sensor histidine kinase, with product MTRLFGSVRARAALAATLVVAVALLAAGTAVLLSLRGGLESRADAEADAVARQVASRIAARIPYADLDLPDGDDHPVQVVDEDGRVLAVSEGLEAVSGTGTSGVTPLHSPAPEPEHDDQAAEAAESGELAEIDWHGQGTATVDGERQEYRFAGAEVTDLRDETVRVYAGASLAAQQDAVRTASGVMLAGFPLLLAVVASVTWLVTRRALRPVEDIRREMAEITASADLTRRVPEPATHDEIARLARTTNETLAALETSVERQRRFVADASHELRSPIASLRTQLEVAAAHPALLDLDGAVEDTVRLQRLAADLLLLARLDAGERPADARVDLSALAREEAAGRPMVTVEAGPAGPAGAEVAGSRGQLGRVLANLLDNAERHARSAVTVTVRRDGDRAAVVRVADDGEGVPEADRERIFERFVRLDDARSRDEGGAGLGLAIARDVAVRHGGTLTAGEAPGGGALFELRLPLA from the coding sequence ATGACACGCCTGTTCGGTTCCGTACGGGCACGCGCCGCACTGGCCGCGACCCTGGTCGTCGCGGTCGCGCTGCTCGCCGCCGGCACGGCCGTCCTGCTGTCGCTGCGCGGTGGCCTGGAGAGCCGGGCGGACGCCGAGGCCGACGCCGTCGCCCGCCAGGTCGCCTCCCGGATCGCCGCCCGCATCCCCTACGCCGACCTGGACCTGCCGGACGGCGACGACCACCCCGTGCAGGTCGTCGACGAGGACGGCAGGGTCCTCGCCGTCAGCGAGGGACTGGAGGCCGTCAGCGGCACCGGCACGTCCGGCGTCACCCCGCTCCACAGCCCCGCGCCCGAGCCGGAGCACGATGACCAGGCTGCCGAGGCCGCCGAGTCCGGCGAACTCGCGGAGATCGACTGGCACGGGCAGGGCACCGCCACCGTGGACGGCGAGCGCCAGGAGTACCGCTTCGCCGGGGCGGAGGTCACCGACCTCCGCGACGAGACGGTCCGGGTCTACGCCGGTGCCTCGCTCGCGGCCCAGCAGGACGCGGTGCGCACCGCCTCCGGGGTGATGCTGGCCGGGTTCCCGCTGCTGCTGGCCGTCGTGGCCTCGGTGACCTGGCTGGTCACCCGGCGGGCCCTGCGCCCGGTCGAGGACATCCGCCGCGAGATGGCGGAGATCACCGCCTCGGCGGACCTGACCCGGCGGGTGCCGGAGCCCGCCACCCACGACGAGATCGCCCGGCTGGCCCGCACCACCAACGAGACCCTGGCCGCGCTGGAGACCTCCGTGGAGCGCCAGCGCCGGTTCGTCGCCGACGCCTCCCACGAGCTGCGCAGCCCGATCGCCTCGCTGCGCACCCAGCTGGAGGTGGCCGCCGCCCATCCCGCGCTGCTGGACCTCGACGGGGCGGTCGAGGACACCGTACGGCTGCAGCGGCTCGCCGCCGACCTGCTGCTGCTGGCCCGGCTGGACGCCGGGGAGCGGCCCGCCGACGCCCGGGTGGACCTGTCGGCGCTGGCCCGCGAGGAGGCGGCGGGGCGGCCGATGGTGACCGTCGAGGCCGGGCCGGCCGGGCCGGCCGGGGCGGAAGTGGCCGGATCGCGCGGTCAGCTGGGCCGGGTGCTGGCCAATCTGCTGGACAACGCCGAGCGGCACGCGCGCTCGGCGGTCACCGTGACCGTCCGCCGGGACGGGGACCGGGCGGCCGTGGTGCGGGTCGCCGACGACGGCGAGGGGGTGCCCGAGGCCGACCGGGAGCGGATCTTCGAGCGGTTCGTCCGGCTGGACGACGCCCGCAGCCGCGACGAGGGCGGCGCCGGGCTGGGCCTGGCGATCGCCCGCGACGTGGCCGTCCGGCACGGCGGGACCCTCACGGCCGGTGAGGCCCCGGGCGGCGGAGCCCTGTTCGAGCTCCGCCTGCCACTGGCCTAG
- a CDS encoding AIM24 family protein produces MSTYATPGGGPAVFDPATLPADDNVNPYTFCAELSGSRWFLQKGKMIAYYGSIDFNGIGHGRLERLVRTSFHSPLHASDWVVAEGSGKMLLADRAFDVNAYDLEDGNLTVRAGNLLAFQPTLSLKQSIVPGFLTLLGTGKFVAASNGPVVFMEPPIRVDPQALVGWADCPSPCHHYDHGYLTGVLGGLRAMTGLGGASGEEHQFEFVGAGTVLLQSTETLVPEQDAGAVPQRAGVPGAGMSGGHGASAGTPRLPGQLGDLQRRFGL; encoded by the coding sequence GTGAGCACGTACGCGACGCCCGGCGGCGGCCCGGCGGTCTTCGACCCCGCCACCCTCCCCGCCGACGACAACGTGAACCCGTACACCTTCTGTGCGGAGCTGTCGGGGAGCCGGTGGTTCCTGCAGAAGGGCAAGATGATCGCCTACTACGGCTCGATCGACTTCAACGGCATCGGGCACGGCCGGCTGGAGCGGCTGGTGCGCACGTCGTTCCATTCGCCGCTGCACGCCTCCGACTGGGTGGTGGCGGAGGGCTCGGGCAAGATGCTGCTCGCCGACCGGGCCTTCGATGTGAACGCGTACGACCTCGAGGACGGCAATTTGACCGTTCGGGCAGGGAATCTGCTCGCTTTTCAGCCAACTCTCTCCCTCAAGCAGTCGATCGTGCCGGGCTTTCTGACGCTCCTCGGAACCGGGAAGTTCGTGGCCGCATCTAACGGGCCGGTGGTGTTCATGGAACCCCCGATCCGGGTGGACCCGCAGGCGCTCGTCGGCTGGGCCGACTGCCCGTCACCGTGCCATCACTACGACCACGGGTACCTGACGGGCGTTCTGGGCGGTCTACGTGCGATGACGGGCCTCGGCGGGGCTTCCGGAGAGGAGCATCAGTTCGAGTTCGTGGGAGCGGGCACCGTCCTGCTCCAGTCCACCGAGACCCTGGTTCCCGAGCAGGACGCGGGGGCGGTTCCGCAGCGGGCGGGAGTGCCCGGCGCGGGAATGTCCGGAGGACACGGGGCATCGGCCGGGACACCGCGCCTTCCCGGACAGCTGGGAGACCTCCAGCGTCGCTTCGGGCTGTGA